From a region of the Candidatus Margulisiibacteriota bacterium genome:
- a CDS encoding methyltransferase domain-containing protein, with protein sequence TAASVLGIEEVPQSVKDARRNAENNGVTNVRFQQGQMERQSVEALGAPEIIIADPPRKGLAAELINKILEIKPQKIIYLSCNPTSLARDLKMLTASYKVKEIIPYDFFPQTTHVETLALLEKSPG encoded by the coding sequence CACAGCCGCGTCGGTGCTGGGTATCGAGGAAGTCCCGCAGTCCGTCAAAGACGCCAGGCGCAACGCGGAAAATAACGGCGTGACAAATGTCCGTTTCCAGCAGGGTCAGATGGAAAGACAAAGCGTCGAGGCTCTCGGCGCGCCGGAGATCATTATTGCTGATCCGCCGCGCAAGGGACTGGCTGCTGAACTGATAAACAAGATTTTAGAAATTAAACCGCAGAAAATAATTTATCTCTCCTGCAACCCGACTTCGCTGGCGCGGGATTTGAAAATGTTGACAGCAAGTTACAAAGTTAAGGAAATAATACCGTACGATTTCTTTCCGCAAACCACGCATGTAGAAACATTGGCGTTACTGGAAAAATCTCCTGGTTAA
- a CDS encoding helix-turn-helix domain-containing protein, with translation MSTDNDLIYDAVDVGIYITKLRKAKKLSMYQLALNSGVSRSILFYIEKGIREPHMNTVFKIIDGLEMRPAEFFRTFN, from the coding sequence ATGTCAACCGACAACGATTTAATCTATGATGCGGTAGATGTAGGCATTTATATCACCAAGTTACGTAAGGCAAAAAAACTCAGCATGTATCAATTGGCTCTTAATTCTGGCGTAAGTCGTTCCATTTTATTCTATATAGAAAAAGGCATTCGTGAGCCGCACATGAACACGGTATTCAAAATTATTGACGGACTGGAAATGCGCCCCGCGGAATTTTTTCGGACATTCAATTAA